A single Gemmatimonadota bacterium DNA region contains:
- a CDS encoding M14 family metallopeptidase, producing MSGPVKLKSVAITGKAPGPKLLILGGIHGDEFESMWAIRRLKEALDPDELRGTVTLVPVVNEAAYWRGQRTAEDGLDLARTCPGRADGTITERIAHAVSAMIREADYLIDLHSGGLISRFYPTVGYMLHADADVLVRQREMARAFNMPVVWGTYAGHDGRTLSIARDAGIPAIYSEWMGAGDCDPEGVEGYYEGCLNVMGVLGMIERDQPPSNIKHTVEDDREGAGHIQLNYPAPFSGFFEPWVELMDRVEPGDGFGVVTDLLGDRREEIVSTQSGHVLVLRTFNRVHEGETIAAVLEV from the coding sequence ATGTCAGGCCCCGTCAAGTTGAAGTCCGTTGCCATAACCGGGAAGGCGCCCGGCCCGAAACTGCTCATACTCGGGGGCATACACGGCGACGAGTTCGAATCCATGTGGGCCATACGGCGGCTGAAGGAGGCCCTGGATCCCGATGAACTCCGCGGCACGGTCACCCTGGTCCCCGTCGTCAACGAGGCGGCCTACTGGCGCGGCCAGCGTACCGCGGAGGACGGCCTTGACTTGGCCCGGACCTGTCCCGGACGGGCAGACGGCACCATCACCGAACGGATCGCACACGCGGTCAGCGCGATGATCCGCGAGGCCGACTACCTCATCGACCTGCACAGCGGCGGACTGATCTCGAGGTTTTACCCAACGGTGGGTTACATGCTGCACGCCGACGCCGACGTCCTGGTGCGGCAGCGGGAGATGGCCCGGGCTTTCAACATGCCGGTCGTCTGGGGCACCTACGCGGGACACGATGGCCGCACGCTCTCCATCGCCCGGGACGCCGGCATTCCCGCGATTTATTCGGAATGGATGGGTGCGGGCGACTGCGACCCCGAGGGCGTCGAAGGCTATTACGAAGGGTGCTTGAACGTCATGGGCGTGCTGGGCATGATCGAACGCGACCAGCCGCCGTCGAACATAAAGCACACGGTGGAGGACGACCGGGAAGGCGCGGGACACATCCAGCTGAACTATCCGGCGCCCTTTTCCGGCTTCTTCGAACCCTGGGTAGAACTGATGGACCGCGTCGAGCCCGGTGATGGATTCGGGGTGGTTACCGACCTGCTGGGTGACCGGAGGGAAGAGATCGTTTCCACCCAGTCCGGCCACGTGCTGGTGCTGCGAACCTTCAACCGCGTCCACGAGGGTGAGACGATCGCGGCGGTGCTGGAGGTCTGA